The following DNA comes from Mesorhizobium sp. B2-1-8.
CAGGCAATAGGGCTGCTCCGAGACGCCAAGCTCGCGCGTCTCGCGCGCCCGCGCTTCCGACCAGGTCTCGCGCTCGGGGTCGGCCTTGTGGCGCACGCCGAGCGGCCGCGCCGCGCCCTTGCGCTCCTCAAACCCTTTCAGCTCGGTCATCGCCGTGAACAGGGTGCGGCAGCGGCCGTCGCGCAGGCGCATTATGCCCTGTCCCGTGGCCACCGCCGTTTCGAAGGTGAACCAGGCCTCGATGGTGCCTTCATCGGAGGTTGCCTCGCCGGTGAGCTGCCACGCCGCAGGCCTGGTCGTTGCCAGCGTCGACTTCAACATGTCGGCAATGGCCTCGCGGCCTTCCATGGTGGTGACGTTCCAGGTGAAGGTCAGCAGGTCGCGCCAGTAGCAATCGTCGACGAACAGGTTCGCCGCGGCTGACACGTCGCCGGATTCAAGCGCCCGCGAAAAGGAACCAAGCCAAGCGGCCGCCTGTTTGGATGGTGACATTTCAAGCATTTCTTGCCTCTTTCATGCGTCCAATTTGTATATTGGGACGGTAACCGTCGAACTCGGCGCTGCCCCTCATCCGCCTGCCGGCACCTTCTCCCCGTATAGTGACGGGGAGAAGGGACTAGTCTCCCAGCGGCTCCATTTCCTTCCCCGTGCGGTGGATCTGGGCGTTGTATTTGATGCGGCGCACGGTCTCTCGAGCCGGGCCGTCGAGCTTGTAGGCGGCGGCGACCGCCAAAAGGTCGATCATTGCCAGGAAGGCATAGCGCGAGGCGGTCGGCTTCAGCGTGTCGGGATACTCGGGCACGGCAACCGTCAGCCTGACGTCGCAGGCGCGGGCGAGATCGGTATCGGGCGCCGTCACGCAAACAGCGTTGGCGCGGTAGTGCTTGGCGAGTTCGACGGCCTCTATCACCTCGCGCGTGCGACCGGTCGCCGAGATGGCGATCACCAGGTCGCCGGGTTTCAGTGTCGAGGCGGTCATGCGCATCAGATAGGGGTCGCATTGGGCGCTGATCGAGATGCCGTAGCGAAACAGCCGGTACTGGGTTTCCTGCGCCAGCGCCGAAGAGCTGCCGCCGAGTCCGAACACGGTGACCTGGCGGGCCCGGGCGATCAGCTCGGCCGCCTTTTCCAGCTCACCCGGATCGAGCTGCCGCTCGGCTTCCCGCAGTGCACGGCGCGCTTCGCCGAACACGGCGTTCCAGAACGGCAGGCCGGTGTCGCCCTCCCTGGCCTGCGAGGTGTCCAGATAGAGCGCGCCGACGACGAGGCTCTGCGCCAGCTTCAGCTTGAAGTCGCGCACGCCCTCGCAGCCGATGGCGCGGCAGAAGCGGGTCACCGTCGGCTCGCTGACGCCGGCGCGCTGGGCCAGCGCCGCATTGGAGGCGTCGACGGCGTATTTGACATTTTCGAGCACGACATCGGCGACGCGGCGTTCGGCCGGGCGCAATTCCGCATAGGAATCCTTGACGAGCGAGATGATGTCGGGAATGCGCCGGACGGGCTCGCCCCTGGCTCCCTCTTCGTCCGCGATCGGATGGCTGGCAGCTCCGGTCATGAAGTCGATCTTCCCTGGCTCGTTTTCGACCCGACCTCTTATCATGGTTGCACGCTGTCGTTCCATGCGCCCCCCACTGTCGCAAGCGACTCGTGCCGCAAGGGCGGCCGCCGGTGAGTGCTTAGTTTCTCACGTGCCACGGCAACTACCGCCGAGTTCCGTGGCGCCCCCCTCTGTCCTGCCGGACATCTCCCCCACGAGGGGGGAGATTGGCGGTTTTGGCGCCGGCTCTTCTTCTCGCAACGTTGAAAATTGGCGAAAGCGGTCGCGACAGGCAATCTCCCCACTTGAGGGGGAGATGCCCGGCAGGGCAGAGGGGGGCGCCGTAGAGCGCTGCCGCGCAATGGGCGCGCAAGTGCGCCACCCTGCCTACCCAATCACCTCCAGCCGCCTCGGCAGCCGGTTCATGGCGACCGGCCCATCCGCCGCGATCAGGAACTGATCCTCGAGATTGAAGCTGGCGAGGCCGTCGATGTAGAGCGGGATCTCGAAGGCCAGCACCATGCCTGGCTCGATCACGACATTACTGCCGGCGGCGATGAACGGCCATTGTTCGGAAAAGACCGACTGGCCGACGCCGTGGCCGAAATGGCCGCGACGGTAGGAGCGCAGGCCTTGCCGCGCCAGGCTGTCGGTGGCGACGCGATGCACATGGGCAAGCGTGTTTCCAGGGACAAGCTCGGCCAGCCCATCCTCGAAGGCGCGCTCGGCGATGGCATGCAGTTCGGCCTGATCGGCGGAAGGCGGGCCGAAGGTGAAGTTGCGCGACATGTCGGAGGCGTAGAAGCCGACGGTGCAGACCATGTCGCATTTCAGCGGATCGCCGGCCACGGCCCTGGCGTCGGCCCCCTTGGCCCGGGCGCCCAGCGTCACATATTCGGCCGTGATGACCGGGTGAGACAAGCCCGCCGCCGCCGCGGCGACGCCTTGCCGGTAAAGCGCGACGAGATCGGCCTGGCGCATGCCGGCCATCGCATCGACCTGCAGCCGCTCCAGGCCGGCTTCCGACAGGAGGATGCCTTGCCGCAGGAGGTCGACCTCGCGCTCCAACTTGACCGCGCGCAGCCGGTCCAGCACGGGCGAACCGTCGACGACGGGGCTGTTCGGCAGCAGCGCCTGGATGGCGGCAAAATCGGCGGCGGGAATAAAGTCGAGGTCGACGCCGAGCGTGGCGCGCTCCAGCCCGAAATCGATGAGCATCGCCTGCAACTGATGGACCGAGCCGGCCAGGTCGAAAGTAGCGGGACGCGAGAAATCCGGCGCGCGGCCGAGCGAAGCCAGGCCGGCCTCGATGCGCTCCGCCAGGGCAAGCTCGGGAGATTCCGCCTCGACCGGCGCGGATTCGATCCAGATCGGGTGCGACCGCACAAGCATTTCGGGCGCCGCGGCCCGCAGCTGCGCCGCGTTGAAGTCCGCGACCACGACGCCAATCGGCAGGTCCTGTCTGGCGGGGATGACGACGAAGCCGGCGCCGGCGCGACGGAACAGGCCGGCCGGGCCGATCGACGCGCCGGTCGCATAATGGAAGGCCTCGGGCGCGCAGAGCACCAGCGCTCCATGCCGGCGCGTTGCATCAAATCCGTGGCGCGCTGGCGGTTGACAAAACCCGTCATGAATTTCTCCGTATGCGCGAACCGGCAACGGAGCATTGCGGGTGCGGACAATCAAGCCGGTTGCTTGGTGATATCCCCCACATGCCTGGAAGACTGGCGGAGACGTCCATCGGTTCGCCATCCTGGGGCGTAGCGACGCAGCGCAGACCCGAGGATCCATGCCGCGACCTCTGCGCGCCGCAGCGGTCCAGAATTCTGCTCCGCTGCATTCCCCGGCCGAGGTCACGGAATGGATCCCAGGGTCTTCGCGACGCCGCTTCGCGGCTGCTCCGCCCCGGGATGACGAACGTTGGACAGGCCAAGAGCGCCTGAAGGCAAAGCGCATCGAACCGCGATCCTGGGATGAAGTGTTCGACCTGCCGAGTTTGACGACATCCGGATGGAACATTTCAGGCGCTGTCCGGTTGCTTCCTGAGGAAGTCCAAGGGAACACGGCCATGGTGATCAGCCAGGAAGAACGTGTCGCGCATATCCGGAAACGGGCCCACGAACTCTGGGAACGGGAAGGCCTGATGCCCGACCGTGAGAAGGCCTGCTGGGACAAGGCGGTCGAAGAGTTCGAGTCCGGCAAACTGACCGCCGGACGAAAGCAGGCTGGCGCGGATGCCGCCGGCGACACGGCGGGTGCCAAACACTGACAATGCCGCTGCCTCCAGAAAACGAAAAAGCCGCGGCGGACCGCGGCATTTCGATGCTTGATTCCCTGGGAGGAAACTGGAGCGGGTGAAGCGATTCGAACGCTCGACCCCAACCTTGGCAAGGTTGTGCTCTACCCCTGAGCTACACCCGCTCACACGGCGTCTTGGCCGCAAGCCGGGCCTATATGGCTGAAGAGCGCGGCGATTGCAACAGGGAATAACAGGCTTTTTGCAACTCTCGAACGATGCCGGCAAACCGCTTGCGATGGGCCGATTTCATCGCCCGTTGCGCGACGGTCTTGTGTCGGCTGCCTCATTGGCCGTAAACGGCAGGGCCCGAGAAACGGACGAGAAGAAGATCGATGCCGAAGACCGAAGCCGAACTGATGGCCTTTCTTGCCGAACTGGGCATCACCGTTTCGACGATACGCCATCCGCCGCTCTACACGGTGGCCGATTCGCAGGCGCTGCGCGGCGAAATCGCCGGCGGGCACACCAAGAACCTGTTCCTGAAGGACAAGAAGGACAATTTCTTCCTGGTCACCGTCGGCGAGGAAGCGGTCGTCGATCTCAAGCAGATCCACCAACTGATCGGCGCCGCCAGCCGGGTTTCCTTCGGCAAGCCGGAGATGCTGATGGAGCTTTTGGGCGTCACGCCGGGCGCGGTCACCGTCTTCGGCGTCATCAACGATAGGGAAAACAGGGTCAAGCTGGTGCTCGACAAGGATTTGATGGACCATGCCATCATTAACGCGCATCCGCTGACCAACGAGGCGACGACCTCGATCGCGGCGGCCGACCTCATCAGATTCGTCGAGGCAACCGGGCACGATGCTGCTATCTTGAAAGTCTCGGCATGATCGCCACATGGATGGCGAAGCCGATTTCCAATTGAGACATGGCGCCGAGCCGGGCTGGCGGCGCGACCGAAAAGGGTGACGAGATGAGCGACAACAATCCGTTTGGCGGATCATTCGGAAACAATGGCGGCCAGTATGCCACGACGGTGCAGTATGGCGGGTCGGCGCCGGCGAAGGCCGCGCTTGGCGATCCGCCAGCAGGCCCTGCCGCCGGCGATGTCATCAAGGACACGACGACCGCCGCCTTCGCCGCCGACGTCATCCAGGAATCGCGCCGTCAGCCGGTGCTGGTTGATTTCTGGGCGCCGTGGTGCGGACCTTGCAAGCAGCTCACCCCGCAGCTGGAAAAGGCGGTCAAGGCCGCCGGCGGCAGGGTCAAGCTGGTCAAGATGAACATCGACGACCACCCCTCGATCGCCGGCCAGCTCGGCATCCAGTCGATCCCGGCGGTCATCGCCTTCAAGGACGGCCAGCCGGTCGACGGCTTCATGGGCGCCGTCCCCGAGAGCCAGATCAACGAATTCATCACCAAGGTCGGCGGCAAGGGCAATGGCGCGCCGCCGGTGGCCGAGGCCCTAGCCGCGGCAGCCGAAGCCCGCGATGCCGGCGACATGCAGGCCGCCGCCGACATCTATGACGCCATCCTGGCGCAGGCGCCGGAGACGGTCGAGGCAATTGGCGGGCTGGGCGACCTGTTGTTCGAGGCCGGCGACACCGAGGGTGCCGAGGCGCTCCTGGCAACAGCGCCGGAGGCCAAGAAGGATGCACCGCCGCTGGCTGCCCTGCGCGCCAAGATCGCGGTGGCCGCGCAGGCGGCGGCGTTGGGCAATCCGGCCGAGCTCGAACGGCGCTTGGCCGAAAACCCTAGGGATCATCAGGCGCGTTTCGATCTGGCCATGATCCAGAACGCCAAGGGCGAGCGCACGGCAGCCGCCGACAACCTTCTGGCCATCATCAAGGCCGACCGGAGTTGGAACGAGGATGGCGCCAGGACGCAGCTGCTGCAGCTGTTCGAGGCCTGGGGCATGACCGACGAGGCGACGCTTGCGGCGCGCCGCAAATTGTCGGCATTGCTGTTTTCCTGAGCCGGTTGTCGGTTGTTTTGTCGCACGGGCTTGTGGCGTCGGGCCTGAGCGCCAGATAGACAGGGCAGGATTGACGCTTCGCAATGAAGCGATCGGAGGAACGAGGTGCAAGCGGGAAACGCGCATTACCGGCTCGCCAAGGATTTGCCGTCGACGATCCCGATCTTTCCGCTCGAGGGTGCGCTCCTGCTGCCGGGCGGCCGCATGCCGCTCAACATCTTCGAGCCGCGCTACCTGCAGATGGTGGACGAGGCGGTCGCCGGCTCGCGCGTCATCGGCATCATCCAGCCCGGCCTCAATGGCGCATTGCGCGAGGATGGCGAGCCGGAGCTTTGCAGTGTCGGCTGCATCGGCCGCATCATCGCCTTTTCAGAGACCGGCGACGGCCGCTACCTGATCTCGTTGCAGGGCGTGTGCCGGTTCCGCATCGCGCACGAGCTGACGGTCAAGACGCCGTTCCGCCAATGCAAGCCGGCGCCCTTCCTCGCCGATCTCGACGAGGAGCAGGCGGCTGATGAGATCGACCGGCCGGCGCTGCTGCGGGCGTTTCGCGCCTATCTGCAGGCCAATGATCTGGAAGCCGACTGGGAAAGCGTCAGCCGCGCCGAAAACGCCATGCTGGTCAACGCGCTGTCGATGATGGCGCCCTACGGACCAGCCGAGAAGCAGGCATTGCTGGAAGCCGCGGACCTGAAAACCAGGGCCGAGACGCTGATTGCCATCACCGAGATGACGCTGGCGCGCGAGAATGAGGATTTTGGCTCGAGCCTGCAGTGAGGTGAGCGCAGGCCCGAAGCTGGAAAGGGGACGCAATGGCGGATGGGCGTGACGGAAAGAAAACCAGCGTCGACCCGAAGCTGCTGGAACTCTTGGCCTGCCCGCTGACCAAGGGACCGCTGGCCTGGGACCCCGAACGTGGCGAGCTGGTCTCGCGGATCGCCAAGCTCGCTTACCCCGTGCGCGACGGCATCCCGATCATGCTTCCTTCGGAAGCGCGGACCATCTCGGCCGAGGATGTGCTGTCGCCGCCAAAGCTGGGCGGGCCGAGCAGTTCAGCGTCATAGACAGTCATTTACCGAGTGTGATCGGACGTTAAGATGACGCTCTACGGCGCCCCCCTCTGTCCTGCCGGACCCGGCCCTTCGCTGTCGCTCCGGGCGTTCGTTATTCGGAAAGCCAAGCAATTGGCTTTCCGTCCGCTTCGCGGACCACTCCTCACCCCCACCAGGGGGGAGATTGGCAGCTTCATTGACGGCGCTTCTCTGCCAGCGTGAAAATTGGCGAAAGCCGAAACAACAGCCGATCTCTCCCCTCGAGGGGGAGATGCCCGGCAGGGCAGAGGGGGGCGCTGTCCCGCCAGCGCTTGATGACGAAGGGCAGGCCTACTGGAAATTGCGCCCTTTGGGCATGACCCTTTCCGCCTCTTCCGACAGCATTGCGAGGTCCTGTCCGACTT
Coding sequences within:
- a CDS encoding MurR/RpiR family transcriptional regulator — translated: MTGAASHPIADEEGARGEPVRRIPDIISLVKDSYAELRPAERRVADVVLENVKYAVDASNAALAQRAGVSEPTVTRFCRAIGCEGVRDFKLKLAQSLVVGALYLDTSQAREGDTGLPFWNAVFGEARRALREAERQLDPGELEKAAELIARARQVTVFGLGGSSSALAQETQYRLFRYGISISAQCDPYLMRMTASTLKPGDLVIAISATGRTREVIEAVELAKHYRANAVCVTAPDTDLARACDVRLTVAVPEYPDTLKPTASRYAFLAMIDLLAVAAAYKLDGPARETVRRIKYNAQIHRTGKEMEPLGD
- a CDS encoding M24 family metallopeptidase: MLCAPEAFHYATGASIGPAGLFRRAGAGFVVIPARQDLPIGVVVADFNAAQLRAAAPEMLVRSHPIWIESAPVEAESPELALAERIEAGLASLGRAPDFSRPATFDLAGSVHQLQAMLIDFGLERATLGVDLDFIPAADFAAIQALLPNSPVVDGSPVLDRLRAVKLEREVDLLRQGILLSEAGLERLQVDAMAGMRQADLVALYRQGVAAAAAGLSHPVITAEYVTLGARAKGADARAVAGDPLKCDMVCTVGFYASDMSRNFTFGPPSADQAELHAIAERAFEDGLAELVPGNTLAHVHRVATDSLARQGLRSYRRGHFGHGVGQSVFSEQWPFIAAGSNVVIEPGMVLAFEIPLYIDGLASFNLEDQFLIAADGPVAMNRLPRRLEVIG
- a CDS encoding DUF2934 domain-containing protein → MVISQEERVAHIRKRAHELWEREGLMPDREKACWDKAVEEFESGKLTAGRKQAGADAAGDTAGAKH
- a CDS encoding prolyl-tRNA synthetase associated domain-containing protein → MPKTEAELMAFLAELGITVSTIRHPPLYTVADSQALRGEIAGGHTKNLFLKDKKDNFFLVTVGEEAVVDLKQIHQLIGAASRVSFGKPEMLMELLGVTPGAVTVFGVINDRENRVKLVLDKDLMDHAIINAHPLTNEATTSIAAADLIRFVEATGHDAAILKVSA
- the trxA gene encoding thioredoxin, producing the protein MSDNNPFGGSFGNNGGQYATTVQYGGSAPAKAALGDPPAGPAAGDVIKDTTTAAFAADVIQESRRQPVLVDFWAPWCGPCKQLTPQLEKAVKAAGGRVKLVKMNIDDHPSIAGQLGIQSIPAVIAFKDGQPVDGFMGAVPESQINEFITKVGGKGNGAPPVAEALAAAAEARDAGDMQAAADIYDAILAQAPETVEAIGGLGDLLFEAGDTEGAEALLATAPEAKKDAPPLAALRAKIAVAAQAAALGNPAELERRLAENPRDHQARFDLAMIQNAKGERTAAADNLLAIIKADRSWNEDGARTQLLQLFEAWGMTDEATLAARRKLSALLFS
- a CDS encoding LON peptidase substrate-binding domain-containing protein, producing MQAGNAHYRLAKDLPSTIPIFPLEGALLLPGGRMPLNIFEPRYLQMVDEAVAGSRVIGIIQPGLNGALREDGEPELCSVGCIGRIIAFSETGDGRYLISLQGVCRFRIAHELTVKTPFRQCKPAPFLADLDEEQAADEIDRPALLRAFRAYLQANDLEADWESVSRAENAMLVNALSMMAPYGPAEKQALLEAADLKTRAETLIAITEMTLARENEDFGSSLQ
- a CDS encoding Trm112 family protein; amino-acid sequence: MADGRDGKKTSVDPKLLELLACPLTKGPLAWDPERGELVSRIAKLAYPVRDGIPIMLPSEARTISAEDVLSPPKLGGPSSSAS